CTTCGCGCCCAGGGTCATGAGTCGCAGCGCTTTGCGATACCCTTCTGGATTCGCCATCCCCCCATACAGGGACGCCGAATCTGCCGCGGTGCGCCACCGTTGATGCCCCACGATCACGACCGGGTCGCCGTCCAGCTCCGCCAGCCCTCCGACGACGACGGGATCGTCACCGCCCTGGCGATCCCCATGCAGCTCGACGAACCGCGTCGTCATGGCGGCGGCGTAATCCAGGGTTTGAGGACGCGCCGCGTGTCGCGCGAGCCGCACCTGGTCCCACGCCGGGAGCGCGGTGATCACTGGAAGCGATGCGCTCTCCTTGTCGGGACGCCGCCTCTGCTTCCCCGGGCTGAGATGTCCGACCAGGTAGGCCACGGTTTCCCGGAGCCCCGCGCGGGGCACGATCAAATCGATCAACCCCGCGCGCATCAGCGTTTCGGCGCGATGGGAATCGGGCGGCGCCGGCGTCCCGGTGGTCTGCTCGATGACCCGCGGGCCGACAAACCCGATCTGCGCCCCCGGCTCGGCGATGATCACGTCCCCAAGCGAGGCGAAACTGGCGGTCACGCCGCCGAAGGTGGGATCCGTGAGGATCGAAAGAAACGGCAGCCGCTCACCGTCGTGGCGCCCCGCCGCCGCGGCGACTTTCGCCATCTGCATCAGCGAGAGCATACCCTCCTGCATTCGCGCGCCCCCGCTCGCGGCGACGCTGACCAGCGGGATACGGCGCCGGGTGGCGTACTCGAACGCGTTGGCCACCTTCTCGCCCACCACGGAGCCCATCGTGCCGCCGAGGAACTCGAAATCGAATACCACGAGGACGACCCGGCGGCCGCCGATCCGGCAGAATCCTGCCGTGACGGCTTCGCGCAACCCGGTCTGCCTGCGCGCTTCCACCAACCGCTCCCGGTACGGCCTGCGGTCCATAAACTGGAGGGGATCGACGGAGACCAGGTTCCGGTCGACCTCGCGAAAGGTGCCCCGATCCGCGAGCATCGCGATCCGCGCGGGCGATGGCATGGGGAGGTGCCGCCCGCACCCGGCGCAGATGTACAGCCGTTCTTCGAGCGCCCGTACCGGATGCGCGAGGCCGCAGGCGGGACACTCTACGACCGTTTGGACGCGACCGGCGCCGCGGAACATCTCAAATCACTCCATCGCGGCGCAGGGCGGAGATCTCCGCGGTGTCGCACCCAAGTTCGCGAAGCACCGCCTCCGAGTGCTCGCCGAGCACCGGCGGGGGCGCGACGACTCCTCCCGGGGTCTCGGAGAACTTCACCGGCACTCCGTTGACCCGGATCCGGCCAGCGCGGGGATGCTCGACCTCCACGACCATCTCCCGGTGGCGGACTTGAGCATCTTCCATCACCTCATTCATCCGGTAGATCGGGCCGGCCGGCACCCCGGCTCGGAGCAGCCGCTCCACCCATGCGGCCGTCGTCCTGCGCGCAAACACCGGCATCAGCATATCGATCAGGACCCCTCGATGGCGCACCCGGTCGGCGTTGGTCGCGAAGCGCGGATCCGTGGCGATCGGGGTTTCCAGGGCCTCGCAGAATTTGTGCCAGAGCCCCTCGCTGCCCACCGCGACGTTGACAAACCCATCCCGGGTGGGAAAGGGCTGGTAGGGGACGAGGTTGAGGTGGGCCGAGCCGACGCGCGGCGGGTTCTCGCCGGTGGCGAAGTAGTTGGCGCCCATGTACGTCATCCACGCCACCTGGCCGTCGAGCATTGCCGCATCCACCCACTGGCCCGTCCCGGTTCGTTCACGGACTCGCAGCGCGGCCAGAATCCCGTACGCTGCGAACATCCCGGCGCAGATGTCCGCGATGGCGACGCCGACGCGCATCGGCGCGCCGTCGGGCTCGCCGGTGATGCCCATGATCCCGCCCATGCCCTGCACGATCAGGTCGTACGCGGCGCGCTCCCGGTACGGCCCCGTCTGTCCGAACCCGGAGATCGAGCAGTACACCACCCGCGGGGCCATCTCGCGGACGGTCGCGTAGCCGAGCCCCAACCGGTCCATCGTGCCCGGCCGAAAGTTCTCCACGAGCACGTCCGCGCGGCAGGCAAGGCGCAGTAGCAGATCGCGGCCCCGGCGGTCTTTCAAGTTCAGGGCGAGGCTCTGCTTGTTCCGGTTGATGCTGAGGAAGTAGGCACTCTCGCCGTCGTAGAATGGCGGCCCCCACCCGCGGGTGTCGTCGCCGCCGTCTGGGGTCTCGACCTTGACCACCCGGGCGCCGAGGTCGGCGAGCATCATGGTGCAGTACGGGCCCGCCAGCGCACGCGTGAGGTCCACCACGATCAGGTCATCGAGCGGGCGCACGGTCGGTTACCGCTGCACGAACGCAAAGCACCGGCAAAACGCTGCCTCCCCGCCCTTGAACCGGAACGGGAAGGCGCCGAACCAGACCCGCATGTTCAGGACTTCATCGATCATCCCGCCGACGTTCTCGACGTGGAACACCCCCTTGGGGAAGAGGTACGTGTGGGTGGCCTGGTAGGCCTTGGGCCACGGAAACGCCTTGTCGATGGGCATGCCGATCTTCTTCTCCACCTCGGGGACGAGGTCGGGGCGAGCCCGGCGGACGTTGGTATTAAATGGATGGTCCGTGGAGATCGCGTCGATGGCCAGCCAGCGGATCCCCCGATCGAGCACCCAGTTGCAGAACTCGAGCTGCGGACCGGGATGCTTGAGGAACGCCCGCGGAAGGTTCGGCTTCTCCCGGTTGCGGGCCTTGTACCAGTCCTCGTTGTAGTAATGGTGATAGCCGGTGTGGATCACCAGGATGTCCCCGCGCTGGATCCGGGTCTTGTACTTGCGCTCCCACATCTCGAAGTGCGTGGGCCCGTAGATATCGTAGTCCCCGATGTCGAACTGCGCCAGGTCCACGATGCAGGCCGGTCCGAACAACTCTTCCAGTGGGATCCCCGCGACATCGGGGCCGGGGTCGTTGAAGTGGAGGGGGGAGTCGAGGTGGGTTGCGATGTGATTGGTGCTGCTGATCAGCTGCGCATTGACCCCTTCAAACGCCATCTTCTTGACCCACTTGACCGTCGGCCCTTCATAGTAGGCAAACGGCGGTGAGTC
This bacterium DNA region includes the following protein-coding sequences:
- a CDS encoding cyclase family protein, which produces MAVKPVDMSRFRVLDLSQNFSVDSPPFAYYEGPTVKWVKKMAFEGVNAQLISSTNHIATHLDSPLHFNDPGPDVAGIPLEELFGPACIVDLAQFDIGDYDIYGPTHFEMWERKYKTRIQRGDILVIHTGYHHYYNEDWYKARNREKPNLPRAFLKHPGPQLEFCNWVLDRGIRWLAIDAISTDHPFNTNVRRARPDLVPEVEKKIGMPIDKAFPWPKAYQATHTYLFPKGVFHVENVGGMIDEVLNMRVWFGAFPFRFKGGEAAFCRCFAFVQR
- a CDS encoding CaiB/BaiF CoA-transferase family protein: MRPLDDLIVVDLTRALAGPYCTMMLADLGARVVKVETPDGGDDTRGWGPPFYDGESAYFLSINRNKQSLALNLKDRRGRDLLLRLACRADVLVENFRPGTMDRLGLGYATVREMAPRVVYCSISGFGQTGPYRERAAYDLIVQGMGGIMGITGEPDGAPMRVGVAIADICAGMFAAYGILAALRVRERTGTGQWVDAAMLDGQVAWMTYMGANYFATGENPPRVGSAHLNLVPYQPFPTRDGFVNVAVGSEGLWHKFCEALETPIATDPRFATNADRVRHRGVLIDMLMPVFARRTTAAWVERLLRAGVPAGPIYRMNEVMEDAQVRHREMVVEVEHPRAGRIRVNGVPVKFSETPGGVVAPPPVLGEHSEAVLRELGCDTAEISALRRDGVI
- the accA gene encoding acetyl-CoA carboxylase carboxyl transferase subunit alpha, with the protein product MFRGAGRVQTVVECPACGLAHPVRALEERLYICAGCGRHLPMPSPARIAMLADRGTFREVDRNLVSVDPLQFMDRRPYRERLVEARRQTGLREAVTAGFCRIGGRRVVLVVFDFEFLGGTMGSVVGEKVANAFEYATRRRIPLVSVAASGGARMQEGMLSLMQMAKVAAAAGRHDGERLPFLSILTDPTFGGVTASFASLGDVIIAEPGAQIGFVGPRVIEQTTGTPAPPDSHRAETLMRAGLIDLIVPRAGLRETVAYLVGHLSPGKQRRRPDKESASLPVITALPAWDQVRLARHAARPQTLDYAAAMTTRFVELHGDRQGGDDPVVVGGLAELDGDPVVIVGHQRWRTAADSASLYGGMANPEGYRKALRLMTLGAKFQIPVITFIDTRGANQSYEAEQRGIAQALARNLAAMVGLPTPIVAVIIGEGGSGGALALGVADRVLMLEHAVYSVISPEGAAAILYRDATQAETLSEALKLTAHDLHRLGVIDEIIPEPVGGAHLDPAGAAALVKRRVGSTLRDLRRVPIPRLLERRYAKYRH